A genome region from Paracoccus stylophorae includes the following:
- a CDS encoding GH25 family lysozyme — MGHITKFVLGLMLVLAVACSRTPPGGRGGASAVYVGGTVPQLGDHKPHEWRNGHPYNHAVHGIDISRWQGDIDWGRVRGSGVSFAFIKATEGGDHSDPAFARYWREAAAARLPRGAYHYYYFCRSGADQARWFIRNVPRERGSLPPVLDIEWTNSRTCPQRPAPAEVKREASIFLDIVGRHYGQRPIVYTTVDFYRDNRLGDLRAEFWLRSVADHPRMTYPGQNWAFWQYTGTGAVPGIQGNVDLNAFAGSSSDWARWLSTRLTR, encoded by the coding sequence ATGGGTCATATCACGAAGTTTGTTCTGGGCTTGATGCTGGTCCTGGCGGTGGCGTGCTCGCGCACGCCGCCCGGCGGGCGCGGCGGGGCCAGTGCGGTCTATGTCGGCGGCACGGTGCCGCAACTGGGCGATCACAAGCCGCATGAATGGCGCAACGGCCACCCCTACAACCATGCCGTCCACGGGATCGACATCTCGCGCTGGCAGGGGGATATCGACTGGGGCCGCGTGCGCGGATCGGGCGTCAGCTTCGCCTTCATCAAGGCGACCGAAGGCGGCGACCACAGCGATCCCGCCTTTGCCCGTTACTGGCGCGAGGCGGCTGCGGCGCGACTGCCGCGCGGGGCTTATCACTATTACTATTTCTGCCGCTCGGGCGCCGATCAGGCGCGCTGGTTCATCCGCAACGTGCCGCGCGAACGCGGATCGCTGCCGCCGGTGCTGGACATCGAATGGACCAATTCGCGCACCTGTCCGCAGCGCCCCGCCCCGGCCGAAGTCAAGCGCGAGGCGTCGATCTTTCTGGACATCGTGGGCCGGCATTACGGGCAGCGCCCGATCGTCTATACGACCGTCGATTTCTATCGCGACAACCGTCTGGGCGATCTGCGGGCCGAATTCTGGCTGCGTTCGGTCGCCGATCATCCGCGCATGACCTATCCCGGCCAGAACTGGGCCTTCTGGCAATATACCGGCACCGGCGCGGTTCCGGGCATTCAGGGCAATGTCGATCTGAATGCCTTTGCGGGATCGTCCTCGGACTGGGCGCGATGGCTCTCCACCCGCCTGACGCGCTGA
- a CDS encoding type II CAAX prenyl endopeptidase Rce1 family protein, with translation MALHPPDALSAHPWRLAEFGALYVATPLAIAFLLPPGRIFPALFLFSLAGLLLLWRTGGFDWRSLIRGNRIPWWEVAGIALATLVSGVAIMWLARPEALFAMVRARPEFLLVIWCLYPLLSALPQELIFRPLFFHRYGAILPHGQAAIAVNAAIFSFAHLMYWSWVVALMTFCGGWIFARAYLRHGFPAAWLLHAVAGNVLFAVGMGHYFYSGNVVRPF, from the coding sequence ATGGCTCTCCACCCGCCTGACGCGCTGAGCGCGCATCCCTGGCGACTGGCCGAATTCGGGGCGCTGTATGTCGCGACGCCCCTGGCCATCGCGTTCCTTCTGCCGCCGGGGCGGATCTTTCCGGCGCTGTTCCTGTTCAGCCTTGCCGGTCTGCTGCTGCTGTGGCGCACCGGCGGGTTCGACTGGCGCAGCCTGATCCGCGGCAACCGCATCCCCTGGTGGGAGGTGGCCGGCATCGCGCTGGCCACGCTGGTCAGCGGGGTGGCGATCATGTGGCTGGCCCGCCCCGAGGCGCTGTTTGCGATGGTTCGCGCCCGGCCCGAATTCCTGCTGGTGATCTGGTGTCTTTATCCGCTGCTGTCGGCGCTGCCGCAGGAACTGATCTTCCGGCCGCTGTTCTTTCACCGCTATGGCGCGATCCTGCCGCACGGACAGGCGGCCATCGCCGTCAACGCCGCGATCTTTTCCTTCGCGCATCTGATGTACTGGTCGTGGGTCGTCGCGCTGATGACCTTCTGCGGCGGCTGGATCTTTGCGCGCGCCTATCTGCGCCACGGATTCCCCGCCGCGTGGCTGCTGCACGCGGTGGCGGGCAACGTGCTGTTCGCGGTCGGGATGGGCCATTATTTCTACAGCGGCAATGTCGTGCGGCCGTTCTGA
- the aspS gene encoding aspartate--tRNA ligase — MHAYRSHTCGDLTAANAGDTVRLSGWVHRVRDHGGVLFVDLRDHYGMTQVLADSDSPAFAAMERLRAETVIRIDGRVKLRDASLVNPRLPTGEIEVYATALDVLGPAEDLPLPVFGEQDYPEETRLAYRFLDLRRETLHNNIMLRSHVIRSLRNRMWDQGFTEFQTPIITASSPEGARDFLVPSRLHPGKFYALPQAPQQFKQLIMVAGFDKYFQIAPCFRDEDPRADRSPTDFYQLDLEMSFVDQEDVFSVIQPVIQGLFEEFGGGRPVQSDWPRISYAESMLKYGSDKPDLRNPIEMQVVSDHFRGSGFAIFARLLEQDGTEIRAIPAPGGGSRKFADRMNAFAQAQGLPGMGYIFWRKGDSGDTEAAGPIAKNIGPERTEAIRLQLGLGEGDAAFFLGGKPETFEAVAGRARNEIGRELGLTDENQFRFAWIVDFPMYEKDDEGRIDFSHNPFSMPQGGMEALEGDPLKVLGYQYDLACNGYELVSGAIRNHKPEIMFKAFELAGYSEAEVEKRFGGMVKAFRYGAPPHGGCAAGIDRIVMLLADEQNIREVIMFPMNQRAEDLMMGAPSEPTNEQLRELRLRVLPKE, encoded by the coding sequence ATGCACGCCTATCGCAGCCATACCTGCGGCGATCTGACTGCCGCCAATGCCGGGGACACCGTCCGCCTGTCGGGCTGGGTTCACCGCGTCAGGGATCATGGGGGCGTGCTGTTCGTCGATCTGCGGGATCATTACGGCATGACGCAGGTTCTGGCCGACAGCGACAGCCCGGCCTTTGCCGCGATGGAACGGCTGCGCGCCGAAACCGTGATCCGCATCGACGGGCGGGTGAAGCTGCGCGATGCATCGCTGGTCAATCCCAGGCTGCCCACCGGCGAGATCGAGGTCTATGCGACCGCGCTGGACGTGCTTGGCCCGGCCGAGGATCTGCCGCTGCCGGTCTTCGGCGAACAGGACTATCCCGAGGAAACGCGCCTTGCCTATCGCTTTCTCGATCTGCGGCGCGAGACGCTGCACAACAACATCATGCTGCGCAGCCATGTGATCCGGTCGCTGCGCAATCGCATGTGGGACCAGGGCTTCACCGAGTTCCAGACCCCGATCATCACCGCCTCGTCGCCCGAGGGCGCGCGCGACTTTCTGGTGCCCTCGCGCCTGCATCCGGGCAAGTTCTATGCCCTGCCGCAGGCGCCGCAACAGTTCAAGCAGCTGATCATGGTCGCGGGGTTCGACAAGTATTTCCAGATCGCGCCCTGTTTCCGGGACGAGGATCCGCGCGCCGACCGCAGCCCGACGGATTTCTATCAGCTGGATCTGGAAATGTCGTTTGTGGATCAGGAGGATGTGTTCTCCGTCATCCAGCCCGTGATCCAAGGCCTGTTCGAGGAGTTCGGCGGCGGCCGTCCGGTGCAATCCGACTGGCCGCGCATCTCCTATGCCGAATCGATGCTGAAATACGGGTCCGACAAGCCCGATCTGCGCAACCCGATCGAGATGCAGGTGGTATCCGACCATTTTCGTGGTTCGGGCTTTGCGATCTTCGCGAGGCTGCTGGAACAGGACGGCACCGAAATCCGCGCCATTCCCGCGCCGGGCGGCGGGTCGCGCAAATTCGCCGACCGCATGAATGCGTTCGCGCAGGCGCAGGGGCTGCCGGGGATGGGGTATATCTTCTGGCGCAAGGGCGACAGTGGCGATACCGAAGCCGCAGGCCCCATTGCCAAGAATATCGGTCCCGAACGGACCGAGGCGATCCGCCTGCAACTGGGTCTGGGCGAGGGCGACGCGGCCTTCTTCCTGGGCGGCAAGCCGGAGACCTTCGAGGCCGTGGCCGGCCGCGCCCGCAACGAGATCGGGCGCGAACTGGGTCTGACCGACGAGAACCAGTTCCGGTTCGCGTGGATCGTCGATTTCCCCATGTATGAGAAGGACGACGAGGGCCGGATCGATTTCAGCCATAACCCGTTCTCGATGCCGCAGGGCGGGATGGAGGCGCTGGAGGGCGATCCGCTGAAGGTGCTGGGCTATCAATACGATCTGGCCTGCAACGGCTATGAGCTGGTCAGCGGCGCGATCCGCAACCACAAGCCCGAGATCATGTTCAAGGCGTTCGAACTGGCCGGCTATTCCGAAGCCGAGGTCGAAAAGCGGTTCGGCGGCATGGTCAAGGCGTTCCGCTATGGCGCGCCGCCGCATGGCGGCTGCGCGGCGGGCATCGACCGGATCGTGATGCTGCTGGCCGACGAACAGAATATCCGCGAGGTCATCATGTTCCCGATGAACCAGCGGGCCGAGGATCTGATGATGGGCGCCCCGTCCGAGCCGACCAACGAACAGCTGCGCGAACTGCGCCTGCGGGTCCTGCCGAAAGAGTGA
- a CDS encoding response regulator, giving the protein MLTDIDTGPTAALPLWRMSVPGRPLAGLTVLVVEDSRFASEAVRLLCLRSGARIRRADCLRSAARHLQTYRPAVVIVDLGLPDGDGAGLIRQMAASQPRVPVILGMSGDPDARDAAMQAGADDFLSKPVESLAGFQQTILASLPADARGPGLRVLPDAVIQPDASGLRDDLAHVADILSNAHDTAAIDYVARFLAGVARSAHDNALEAAATALAQDHQAGNALATDLARISGMVQDRLSRTAEM; this is encoded by the coding sequence ATGCTGACCGATATCGACACAGGCCCGACTGCCGCGCTGCCATTGTGGCGCATGTCGGTGCCGGGACGGCCGCTGGCGGGACTGACGGTGCTGGTGGTCGAGGATTCGCGCTTTGCCAGCGAGGCGGTTCGCCTGCTGTGCCTGCGCTCGGGCGCTCGGATCAGGCGGGCGGATTGCCTGCGCTCGGCCGCGCGGCATCTGCAAACCTATCGTCCGGCGGTGGTGATCGTCGATCTCGGTCTGCCCGACGGCGACGGGGCCGGGCTGATCCGGCAGATGGCCGCAAGCCAGCCGCGCGTGCCGGTGATCCTTGGCATGTCGGGCGATCCGGACGCGCGCGACGCGGCGATGCAGGCGGGGGCCGACGATTTCCTGTCGAAGCCGGTCGAAAGCCTGGCCGGGTTTCAGCAGACGATCCTGGCGTCGCTGCCGGCGGATGCGCGCGGACCCGGGCTGCGCGTCCTGCCCGACGCCGTCATCCAGCCCGACGCCTCGGGGCTGCGCGACGATCTGGCGCATGTGGCCGACATCCTGTCGAACGCGCATGACACCGCCGCCATCGACTATGTCGCGCGGTTCCTGGCCGGGGTCGCGCGATCCGCCCATGACAACGCGCTGGAGGCGGCGGCGACGGCGCTGGCGCAGGATCATCAGGCGGGCAACGCGCTGGCCACCGATCTGGCCCGGATCAGCGGCATGGTGCAGGACCGCCTGTCCCGCACGGCCGAGATGTAA
- the mce gene encoding methylmalonyl-CoA epimerase, protein MIGRLNHVAIAVPDLDAAAAQYEHTLGATVGAPQDEPDHGVTVVFIDLPNTKIELLYPLGDDSPIRGFLDKNPSGGIHHMCFEVEDIIAARDRLKSEGARVLGSGEPKIGAHGKPVLFLHPKDFNGCLIELEQV, encoded by the coding sequence ATGATCGGACGTCTGAACCACGTCGCCATTGCCGTGCCGGATCTGGACGCGGCGGCGGCGCAATACGAACACACGCTTGGCGCGACGGTGGGCGCGCCGCAGGACGAACCCGACCACGGCGTCACCGTCGTCTTCATCGACCTGCCGAACACCAAGATCGAACTGCTGTATCCCCTGGGCGATGACAGCCCGATCCGGGGATTTCTGGACAAGAACCCGTCCGGCGGCATCCATCACATGTGTTTCGAGGTCGAGGACATCATCGCCGCCCGCGACCGGCTGAAATCCGAAGGCGCGCGGGTGCTGGGCTCGGGCGAGCCGAAGATCGGCGCGCATGGCAAGCCGGTCCTGTTCCTGCATCCCAAGGATTTCAACGGCTGCCTGATCGAGCTGGAGCAGGTCTGA
- a CDS encoding DUF1467 family protein, translating into MNLTGGIVLFVVLWFLTLFVVLPIGQRSQQDAGHIVPGTPAGAPEGTPWRRKLTLTTLIAAAIWAVIAWIILGGLVSRADIENLDRMFR; encoded by the coding sequence ATGAATCTGACCGGCGGGATCGTGCTGTTCGTGGTGCTGTGGTTCCTGACCCTGTTCGTCGTCCTGCCGATCGGGCAGCGCAGTCAGCAGGATGCGGGCCATATCGTGCCGGGCACGCCTGCGGGTGCGCCCGAAGGCACGCCGTGGCGGCGCAAGCTGACGCTGACCACGCTGATCGCCGCCGCGATCTGGGCGGTGATCGCGTGGATCATCCTTGGCGGGCTGGTCAGCCGCGCCGATATCGAGAATCTGGACCGGATGTTCCGCTGA
- a CDS encoding EI24 domain-containing protein — translation MIVLRALTLGWGDLLRPRILSLVLAGIGLTVALFVALQAGAFWLIRLFTPGSLTLPWIGAIDVGNTLSWGSLALFPLMGFFLMAPVAAGFAGLFAENVADAVERIHYPARPGQSLDFTDGLLESLAVMAAVVGVAILSLILTPFLGPFAPVLFYGANGWLLGREFFQMAARRHLAEDEARDLRRRNTGRVTAAGALVAVALTVPVVNIAVPLLSAAAFTHLFHMISGTSGPDSRYRRG, via the coding sequence ATGATCGTTCTGCGGGCGCTGACGCTTGGCTGGGGCGATCTGCTGCGGCCGCGCATCCTGTCGCTGGTTCTGGCCGGGATTGGGCTGACGGTGGCGCTGTTCGTGGCCTTGCAGGCGGGCGCGTTCTGGCTGATCCGGCTGTTCACCCCCGGTTCGCTGACGCTGCCCTGGATCGGCGCGATCGATGTCGGCAACACGCTGTCCTGGGGGTCGCTGGCGCTGTTTCCGCTGATGGGGTTCTTCCTGATGGCCCCTGTCGCGGCCGGATTCGCCGGGCTTTTCGCCGAAAACGTGGCGGACGCGGTCGAGCGGATCCACTATCCCGCCCGCCCCGGACAATCGCTGGACTTCACTGACGGGTTGCTGGAATCGCTGGCGGTGATGGCGGCGGTGGTCGGGGTGGCGATCCTGTCGCTGATCCTGACGCCGTTTCTGGGGCCGTTCGCGCCGGTCCTGTTCTACGGCGCCAATGGCTGGCTTCTGGGGCGCGAGTTCTTTCAGATGGCCGCCAGACGCCACCTGGCCGAGGACGAGGCGCGCGACCTGCGACGGCGCAACACGGGTCGGGTCACGGCGGCAGGCGCACTTGTGGCGGTCGCGCTGACCGTGCCGGTGGTGAACATCGCGGTGCCGCTGCTGTCGGCGGCGGCGTTCACGCATCTGTTTCACATGATCAGCGGAACATCCGGTCCAGATTCTCGATATCGGCGCGGCTGA
- a CDS encoding nitroreductase family protein translates to MEHRNQGALDFLASRRSHPPKLLTGPAPDREELIRLLTLAARVPDHGKLEPWRFVVLGRETLDRLAPILRQEVLASGQDTAAAEKAASAFASPVIVAVVSSPVDSDKIPHWEQILSAGAVCLGLVNAALASGWGAAWLTGFAALDERFGRAHLGLKDGERVAGLVHIGTRRTAPPERPRPDIEAKTDWLP, encoded by the coding sequence ATGGAACATCGCAATCAGGGCGCGCTGGATTTTCTGGCCAGCCGCCGATCTCACCCGCCCAAGCTGCTGACCGGTCCGGCGCCGGACCGGGAAGAACTGATCCGGCTGCTGACGCTTGCCGCGCGCGTCCCCGATCACGGCAAGCTTGAGCCGTGGCGTTTCGTCGTGCTGGGCCGCGAGACGCTGGACAGGCTGGCGCCGATCCTGCGGCAAGAGGTTCTGGCCAGCGGTCAGGATACCGCCGCCGCCGAAAAGGCCGCCTCGGCCTTCGCATCGCCGGTGATCGTCGCCGTCGTCTCGTCGCCGGTGGACAGCGACAAGATCCCGCACTGGGAACAGATCCTGTCGGCGGGCGCAGTCTGTCTGGGGCTGGTCAACGCGGCGCTGGCCTCGGGCTGGGGGGCGGCCTGGCTGACGGGGTTCGCGGCGCTGGATGAAAGGTTCGGGCGCGCCCATCTGGGCCTGAAGGACGGCGAGCGCGTCGCCGGGCTGGTCCATATCGGCACGCGCCGGACGGCGCCGCCCGAACGGCCGCGCCCCGATATCGAGGCCAAGACCGACTGGCTGCCATGA
- a CDS encoding DUF167 domain-containing protein, giving the protein MTDLTHLARGGARIALRVTPRARRNAIQLDADGTIRVHVTAPPEDGKANAAVAALLAKAMGVARTRLVLVRGATSRDKVFRLD; this is encoded by the coding sequence ATGACCGATCTGACCCATCTTGCCCGGGGCGGCGCGCGCATTGCCCTGCGCGTGACGCCGCGCGCCCGCCGGAACGCGATTCAGCTTGACGCGGACGGAACGATTCGCGTCCACGTGACCGCCCCGCCCGAGGATGGCAAGGCGAACGCCGCGGTCGCTGCGCTGCTGGCAAAGGCGATGGGGGTCGCCCGGACGCGGCTGGTGCTGGTCCGGGGCGCCACCTCGCGCGATAAGGTCTTTCGGCTGGACTAG
- a CDS encoding M48 family metalloprotease, producing MSRDNGTRRVRAIILAGLLGLSACGPMPVEQAGGRPQAPAPVPPPTLQSDGSPESTARTFIAVMRRMEPAVERECIQRRTQPINCDFQFVIDDRPGLEPNAFQTVDDRGRPIIGFTLSLIAATRNGDEIAFVVGHEASHHILNHLERKSGAAAAGAVILGSIASVYGVNQSAVETAQRIGASVGSRYYSRDWELQADYLGAIMALNAGFDPVNGARFFQRIPDPGDHILGTHPSRAARLAQVTRAVADVRAGLVR from the coding sequence ATGAGCAGGGACAACGGCACAAGGCGGGTTCGGGCGATCATTCTGGCAGGGTTGCTGGGCCTTTCGGCCTGCGGGCCGATGCCGGTCGAACAGGCGGGCGGCCGTCCGCAGGCGCCGGCCCCGGTGCCGCCGCCCACGCTGCAAAGCGATGGCAGCCCCGAAAGCACCGCACGCACCTTCATCGCCGTCATGCGCCGGATGGAACCGGCGGTCGAACGCGAATGCATCCAGCGCCGGACGCAGCCGATCAACTGCGATTTCCAGTTCGTGATCGACGACCGCCCGGGGCTGGAGCCGAATGCCTTCCAGACCGTCGATGATCGCGGCCGGCCGATCATCGGCTTTACCCTGTCGCTGATCGCCGCCACCCGCAACGGCGACGAGATCGCCTTCGTCGTCGGCCACGAGGCCAGCCACCACATCCTGAACCATCTTGAACGCAAATCGGGCGCGGCGGCGGCCGGGGCGGTGATCCTGGGCAGCATCGCGTCGGTCTATGGCGTCAACCAGTCCGCGGTCGAGACCGCGCAGCGCATCGGCGCCTCGGTGGGGTCGCGATACTATTCGCGCGACTGGGAACTTCAGGCCGATTATCTGGGTGCCATCATGGCGCTGAATGCGGGGTTCGATCCGGTGAACGGGGCGCGGTTCTTCCAGCGGATTCCCGATCCGGGCGATCATATCCTGGGCACCCACCCCTCGCGCGCGGCGCGGCTGGCGCAGGTGACGCGCGCGGTCGCGGATGTGCGCGCGGGTCTGGTGCGCTAG
- a CDS encoding DUF2254 domain-containing protein, with protein sequence MGVGAGEISQLRFKIRELAQQTWVRVSAFAVLGILTAMIAFLVKDFIPDDLPAQIGADAIESILQILASSMLAVTTFSLSILTGAYASAGTTATPRAVRLLVADPVSQTVLATFIGAFLFSLVSIILLKTEIYGNSGRLVLFGVTLLVVLVVVVSLLRWIDKLGRLGRVGDTIGRVTAAAIEALEERLKAPWLGANPLRGAPPPEAEALCPKEVGFLQHCDMARLSELADEAQILIYLRATPGDFLSPATPVLSAHPMPQDAEKADKLRDRLLACMTIRDTRDFQQDPRFGLQVLSEIAQRALSPGINDPGTAILASGHMLKVMQTWQGDMPPVIEYPRLFVPSLTVDEMLEESFLPVARDGAANFQVQRSLQQILLALGEISPQLYGKSMADLSKKMLIYSQDAVALESHRSELASISARIMSVSQKVA encoded by the coding sequence ATGGGGGTCGGCGCGGGCGAGATCAGTCAGCTGCGGTTCAAGATAAGGGAACTGGCGCAGCAGACCTGGGTCCGCGTCAGCGCCTTTGCCGTGCTTGGCATTCTGACGGCCATGATCGCGTTCCTGGTCAAGGATTTCATTCCCGACGATCTGCCCGCGCAGATCGGCGCGGACGCGATCGAATCGATCCTTCAGATCCTCGCGTCCTCGATGCTGGCGGTGACCACGTTTTCGCTGTCGATCCTGACCGGGGCCTATGCATCTGCCGGCACGACCGCGACGCCGCGCGCGGTGCGCCTGCTGGTGGCCGATCCGGTCAGCCAGACGGTGCTGGCGACGTTTATCGGCGCGTTCCTGTTCAGCCTGGTCAGCATCATCCTGCTGAAGACCGAGATTTACGGCAATTCCGGGCGGCTTGTGCTGTTCGGTGTCACGCTGCTGGTCGTGCTGGTCGTGGTCGTGTCGCTGCTGCGCTGGATCGACAAGCTGGGGCGTCTGGGCCGGGTGGGCGACACGATCGGCCGCGTGACCGCCGCCGCGATCGAGGCGCTGGAAGAACGGCTGAAGGCGCCATGGCTGGGCGCCAATCCCCTGCGCGGCGCCCCCCCGCCCGAGGCCGAGGCGCTGTGCCCGAAAGAGGTGGGGTTTCTTCAGCATTGCGATATGGCGCGATTGTCGGAACTGGCCGACGAGGCGCAGATCCTGATCTATCTGCGCGCGACGCCGGGCGATTTTCTCAGCCCGGCGACACCGGTTCTGTCCGCCCATCCGATGCCGCAGGATGCCGAAAAGGCGGACAAGCTGCGCGACCGCCTGCTGGCTTGCATGACGATTCGCGACACCCGCGATTTTCAGCAGGACCCCCGTTTCGGTCTTCAGGTCCTGTCCGAGATCGCGCAGCGCGCGCTGTCGCCCGGCATCAACGATCCCGGCACCGCGATCCTGGCATCCGGTCACATGCTGAAGGTGATGCAGACCTGGCAGGGCGACATGCCGCCGGTGATCGAGTATCCGCGGCTGTTCGTGCCGTCCCTGACCGTCGACGAGATGCTGGAGGAAAGCTTTCTGCCCGTCGCGCGCGACGGGGCGGCGAATTTTCAGGTGCAGCGAAGCCTGCAGCAGATCCTGCTGGCCTTGGGCGAAATTTCGCCACAACTTTACGGCAAGTCGATGGCGGACCTGTCCAAGAAGATGCTGATCTACAGCCAGGACGCTGTTGCACTGGAGTCGCACCGGTCCGAACTGGCCTCGATTTCCGCCCGAATTATGTCGGTATCGCAAAAGGTTGCGTGA